In Arthrobacter sp. StoSoilB5, one genomic interval encodes:
- a CDS encoding APC family permease, with translation MDQPVSSTHLGQTQLAQEQSNHLQKSLGRFDILLLVVAAVISVEVLGQVSGFGGETFTWTLILAITFMVPYGLIFAETGGAFTEEGGVYVWTKMAYGRVVAAITSLFTWVTQPVWVGGAMAFVAVETWSEYVGHVEAGSVSDYIFKLVFIWITVTSAIVSLKHGKWLPSLGAILKVAFLTFFIIVTLIFGLQHGFNGLDLGFFSPTLAGFLGVTPLLLFSFLGFESGNSAAGEMKNPAKDVPISVARSSMIAAASYLLPILAILLVVPLDQITGIGGLFGAVSTVYAVFGPAAEVMLSISAIVFCFILVSQGAAWMIISDRMQAMAAADGSFFGGFFGRFHPKLGTPIRVNTLSGVVATLFMLAAMQLSGTSSALFGVVLSIAISTFLLSYLLAIPAAVKLRSKYPYVDRPFKVPVSDTGFRILGYICFVWILVGSWVAIFPGTLDVLLGLEYDFEGTWGVSQFTFEAFALGTLGCILALGLVGYARGKKVRDAVAPVSETAELVSD, from the coding sequence ATGGATCAGCCAGTATCCTCAACGCACTTGGGCCAAACTCAATTAGCCCAAGAGCAAAGCAACCATCTGCAGAAATCCCTGGGCCGCTTCGACATCCTTTTGTTGGTTGTCGCGGCCGTCATCTCCGTTGAGGTCCTGGGGCAGGTCTCGGGCTTCGGCGGAGAAACCTTCACCTGGACCCTCATCCTAGCCATCACGTTCATGGTCCCCTACGGCCTGATCTTCGCCGAGACGGGCGGTGCCTTCACCGAAGAAGGCGGCGTTTACGTCTGGACCAAGATGGCCTATGGCCGCGTGGTTGCAGCCATCACGTCACTGTTCACCTGGGTGACGCAGCCGGTCTGGGTGGGAGGCGCCATGGCCTTCGTGGCCGTCGAAACGTGGTCCGAGTATGTGGGCCACGTGGAGGCCGGCAGCGTCAGCGACTACATTTTCAAGCTCGTCTTCATCTGGATCACGGTGACCTCGGCCATCGTCAGCCTGAAGCACGGCAAGTGGCTGCCCTCATTGGGTGCCATCCTGAAGGTGGCTTTCCTGACCTTCTTCATTATCGTCACCCTGATCTTCGGGCTGCAGCACGGCTTCAACGGCCTGGACCTGGGCTTCTTCTCACCCACGCTTGCAGGCTTCCTCGGTGTCACGCCGCTGCTGCTGTTCTCTTTCCTTGGTTTTGAATCCGGCAATAGCGCCGCCGGTGAGATGAAGAACCCGGCCAAGGACGTTCCCATCTCGGTGGCCCGTTCATCGATGATCGCTGCAGCGAGCTACCTGCTCCCGATCCTTGCCATCCTGCTGGTGGTGCCGCTGGACCAGATCACGGGCATCGGCGGGCTCTTTGGCGCCGTGTCCACGGTCTACGCAGTCTTTGGTCCGGCTGCCGAGGTCATGTTGTCCATTTCCGCGATCGTTTTCTGCTTCATCCTGGTCTCCCAGGGTGCCGCATGGATGATCATCAGCGACCGCATGCAGGCCATGGCCGCGGCAGATGGATCCTTCTTCGGCGGATTCTTTGGCCGCTTCCATCCCAAGCTGGGCACGCCGATCCGCGTCAACACGCTCTCCGGAGTGGTGGCGACACTGTTCATGCTCGCGGCCATGCAGCTCAGCGGCACCAGCAGCGCGCTGTTTGGAGTGGTCCTCTCCATCGCCATCTCGACGTTCCTGCTCAGCTATCTGTTGGCCATCCCGGCGGCGGTGAAGCTCCGTAGCAAGTACCCCTATGTTGACCGGCCCTTCAAGGTTCCGGTCTCCGACACCGGCTTCCGCATCCTCGGTTACATCTGCTTCGTGTGGATCCTGGTCGGCTCGTGGGTGGCCATCTTCCCGGGAACCCTGGACGTGCTACTTGGCCTGGAGTACGACTTCGAGGGAACGTGGGGCGTCTCCCAATTCACGTTCGAGGCCTTCGCCCTTGGCACTCTCGGTTGCATCCTGGCGCTGGGACTGGTGGGCTATGCCCGCGGCAAGAAGGTCAGGGACGCGGTGGCGCCTGTCAGCGAGACCGCGGAGTTGGTCAGCGACTAG
- a CDS encoding MFS transporter yields MTVTHRRDTHSTQDETIGRKDPKKAAMSGWIGSALEYYDFALYSLAATLLFPTIFFPTENPTVGIIASLATYAVGYVSRPLGAVVLGAYGDRHGRKKVLVFAMLLMGFATFAVGLLPTYGQVGLLAPVLLVILRLIQGFAVAGELGGASAMIVEHSPDSRRGFFASFSLQGTQVGSILATAVLIPLAALLPDDQFHSWGWRLPFLLSALVILAGYIIRRRVQEPPAYLAQSEEASTKRRFPLADLLRTHPWVLVRCVAMTFTNVIGMATLIFGVSFATQKSYGNGFSSSEFLWVTMAANVAAVVTIPVFGALSDRIGRRTLMVAGGVAGGLLTTGYLWAIEQGSLPLIFLCVVIVQGILFQMWNSTFATFFQEQFPMRMRVTGFAVSQNIGLMIASFFPSLFTAMAPPGSENIPVVIGLTTLGICLVSALATLLSSDTRGKTLEDLEAR; encoded by the coding sequence ATGACCGTCACGCACCGGAGGGATACCCACTCCACCCAGGACGAGACCATCGGCCGGAAGGATCCGAAGAAAGCCGCAATGAGCGGCTGGATCGGAAGCGCGTTGGAGTATTACGACTTCGCGCTGTACTCTCTGGCTGCGACGTTGCTTTTCCCCACCATCTTCTTCCCCACCGAGAATCCGACGGTCGGTATCATCGCATCTTTGGCCACCTATGCCGTGGGATACGTCTCCCGCCCTCTTGGCGCAGTGGTTCTGGGGGCTTACGGTGACCGGCATGGCCGCAAAAAGGTCCTCGTCTTCGCGATGCTGCTCATGGGGTTCGCTACCTTCGCCGTGGGGCTCCTGCCAACATACGGGCAAGTGGGGCTTCTCGCTCCCGTCCTCCTGGTGATCCTCCGGTTGATCCAAGGGTTCGCCGTTGCGGGCGAGCTCGGCGGTGCCAGCGCGATGATCGTGGAGCACTCCCCCGATTCCAGGCGCGGCTTCTTCGCTAGCTTCAGCCTTCAAGGCACGCAGGTCGGCTCCATCCTCGCCACGGCTGTCCTCATTCCGCTCGCCGCCCTCCTGCCGGATGATCAGTTTCACTCCTGGGGTTGGCGGCTCCCGTTCCTGCTCAGCGCCCTCGTGATTTTGGCCGGATACATCATTCGCCGCCGCGTGCAGGAGCCTCCGGCATACCTGGCTCAATCGGAAGAGGCCAGCACCAAGCGCAGGTTCCCGCTCGCAGACCTCCTGCGCACCCACCCGTGGGTCCTGGTCCGCTGCGTTGCGATGACGTTCACGAACGTCATCGGCATGGCCACCCTGATCTTCGGCGTATCGTTCGCGACCCAAAAGAGCTATGGCAATGGCTTCTCAAGCAGCGAGTTCCTCTGGGTGACCATGGCAGCAAACGTCGCCGCAGTGGTGACGATCCCGGTTTTCGGGGCACTGTCAGACCGGATTGGCCGGCGAACGCTCATGGTTGCAGGCGGTGTTGCCGGCGGCTTGCTGACCACGGGCTACCTCTGGGCGATCGAACAAGGCAGCTTGCCACTGATCTTCCTCTGCGTTGTGATCGTGCAAGGCATCCTCTTCCAAATGTGGAACTCCACCTTCGCTACGTTCTTCCAGGAGCAGTTCCCCATGCGGATGCGGGTCACAGGTTTCGCCGTCTCACAGAACATCGGCCTCATGATCGCATCGTTCTTCCCGAGCTTGTTCACGGCAATGGCTCCCCCCGGATCAGAGAACATCCCCGTGGTCATCGGCCTGACCACGCTGGGCATCTGCCTTGTCTCGGCGCTGGCGACCCTCCTGTCCTCCGACACCAGGGGAAAGACGCTCGAGGACCTCGAGGCCCGCTGA
- a CDS encoding carbohydrate kinase: MHKPPPGTSAHDQLDVVVIGEALIDIVNTPEGTISYPGGSPANVAYGLGRLGVSTGLLTAIGEDDHGTAITNHLQSAGVRLLPGSTSLEHTATATATLAADGSANYEFDIAWELAPVAPAMIPKVLHTGSIATFLAPGATTVRSLLEQSHKSCLVTYDPNIRPALLGSHAQAKSIFEDLLPLTDVVKLSDEDAHWLYPTASPDEVTSHLLAQGARLAVITMGADDALLATQSSKLNIPSVKTHVADTIGAGDSYMAALIFGLLAEGEEGFAPETLENIGKTASMAAAITVSRSGANPPTVSELQARLGMSLSASLPVAP; this comes from the coding sequence ATGCACAAGCCTCCCCCCGGCACCTCCGCCCACGACCAGCTGGATGTTGTTGTTATCGGCGAAGCCCTGATCGACATCGTTAACACCCCCGAAGGAACCATCAGCTACCCAGGAGGATCCCCCGCGAACGTGGCCTATGGCCTTGGCCGGCTCGGCGTATCCACAGGGCTGCTCACAGCAATCGGCGAAGACGACCACGGCACCGCCATCACCAACCACCTCCAGAGCGCAGGCGTCCGGCTTCTACCGGGATCAACATCCCTCGAACACACCGCCACCGCAACTGCCACCCTGGCCGCAGACGGCTCGGCCAACTACGAGTTCGACATCGCCTGGGAACTTGCACCGGTAGCGCCTGCCATGATCCCGAAAGTCCTGCACACCGGATCCATCGCCACATTCCTCGCCCCGGGAGCCACCACCGTACGCTCCCTTCTCGAGCAAAGCCACAAGTCATGCCTGGTCACCTACGACCCCAACATCCGCCCCGCCCTCCTTGGCAGCCATGCCCAGGCAAAGAGCATCTTCGAGGACCTGCTCCCGCTCACCGACGTCGTCAAACTCAGCGACGAAGATGCCCACTGGCTCTACCCGACGGCGTCTCCGGACGAGGTCACGTCCCACCTGCTCGCGCAGGGGGCACGCCTGGCCGTCATCACCATGGGCGCAGACGACGCCCTCCTCGCCACCCAAAGCTCCAAGCTCAACATCCCCTCCGTGAAAACCCACGTAGCAGACACCATCGGCGCCGGCGACTCCTACATGGCCGCCCTCATCTTCGGCCTTTTGGCAGAGGGCGAAGAAGGATTTGCCCCGGAAACACTGGAAAACATCGGAAAAACTGCCTCCATGGCCGCAGCAATCACGGTCAGCCGCTCCGGCGCCAACCCACCCACCGTTTCAGAACTGCAGGCACGGCTGGGCATGTCCCTCAGCGCCAGCCTTCCCGTTGCGCCGTAA
- a CDS encoding ATP-binding cassette domain-containing protein, whose translation MTMTEFAASQTETREPILKARNLVKTFGRVVGLDGVNLDLYPGEVLAIIGDNGAGKSTLIKCLTGAEVPDTGELYVSGQQVHFKRPQDARVHGIETVYQNLAVSPALDVASNLFLGREERLPGPLGSLFRILDTKGMRKKAKEELTRLGISTLQDVTVPVENLSGGQRQAVAVARAAAFGSKVVVLDEPTAALGVRESNQVLQLVRDLRDRGLPVILISHNMPHVFDVADRIHIQRLGKCAATITPQSHTMTDAVAIMTGAAKA comes from the coding sequence ATGACCATGACTGAATTTGCAGCCTCACAGACAGAGACCCGCGAGCCCATCCTTAAAGCCAGGAACCTCGTGAAGACCTTCGGCCGGGTGGTTGGCCTCGACGGCGTCAACCTTGACCTCTACCCCGGCGAAGTCCTGGCCATCATCGGCGATAACGGTGCCGGTAAGTCCACGCTCATCAAATGCCTCACCGGCGCCGAAGTTCCCGACACAGGAGAGCTCTACGTCTCCGGCCAGCAGGTGCACTTCAAACGGCCACAGGACGCCCGGGTCCACGGCATCGAAACGGTTTACCAAAACCTGGCCGTCTCACCGGCCCTCGATGTCGCGTCCAACCTGTTCCTCGGCCGTGAAGAGCGTCTCCCCGGGCCCCTGGGGAGCCTGTTCCGGATCCTCGACACCAAAGGCATGCGCAAGAAGGCCAAGGAAGAGCTGACCCGGCTGGGCATCTCCACCCTTCAGGACGTCACCGTACCGGTGGAGAACCTTTCCGGCGGCCAGCGCCAAGCCGTCGCCGTCGCCCGCGCCGCGGCATTCGGATCCAAGGTGGTTGTCCTTGACGAACCGACAGCTGCACTGGGCGTTCGGGAATCGAACCAGGTACTGCAGCTGGTCCGGGACCTTCGTGATCGCGGCCTGCCTGTCATCCTGATCAGCCACAACATGCCCCACGTGTTCGACGTCGCAGACCGCATCCACATCCAGCGCCTGGGCAAATGCGCGGCCACCATCACCCCGCAATCCCACACCATGACCGACGCCGTCGCCATCATGACAGGTGCCGCCAAAGCCTGA
- a CDS encoding ABC transporter permease, whose protein sequence is MTQQQTAGPPSAGHADLAEEFLDRQTPLSRIRNVLHRYPALSPAIVLLIAVVVFGLLNDRFLRVENLSLITQQVAVVGTLAIAQTLIILTAGIDLSVGAVMILSSMVIAQMAVGSGVPGPLALIAGLIVGLASGALNGFLVTRFRLPPFIVTLGTLNIFIALTLLYSGGSTVRGSAMPGVLTWLGSTFPIGPVRISTGVVMMLLLYIAVAFILGKTAWGRHVYAVGDDKEAARLAGIPVNRVLMSVYLAAGAVLAVGAWIQIGRTNAASPNAGVDLNLDSITAVVIGGTSLFGGRGSIWGSLLGALIVGVFRNGLSLAGLDVLYQTLAVGILIIIAVSVDQWIRKVKS, encoded by the coding sequence GTGACCCAGCAACAAACCGCCGGCCCCCCGAGCGCCGGGCACGCTGACCTGGCCGAGGAATTCCTCGACCGCCAAACACCCCTCAGCAGAATCCGCAACGTTCTCCACCGCTACCCCGCCCTCAGCCCGGCCATTGTCCTGCTGATCGCGGTGGTGGTCTTCGGACTCCTCAACGACCGCTTCCTGCGGGTGGAGAACCTCTCCCTGATCACCCAGCAGGTCGCCGTCGTCGGAACCCTGGCCATTGCCCAAACCCTCATCATCCTGACCGCCGGCATCGACCTCTCCGTCGGCGCAGTCATGATCCTGTCCTCGATGGTGATCGCCCAGATGGCTGTCGGCAGTGGTGTCCCCGGCCCGCTGGCACTCATCGCCGGTTTGATCGTGGGACTTGCGTCAGGTGCACTGAACGGTTTCCTCGTGACACGTTTCCGGCTACCACCGTTCATCGTCACGCTTGGAACCCTGAACATCTTCATCGCCCTGACCCTGCTCTACTCCGGCGGCAGCACCGTCCGCGGGTCCGCCATGCCCGGCGTGCTCACCTGGCTGGGAAGCACCTTCCCGATCGGCCCGGTCCGTATCTCCACCGGCGTCGTGATGATGCTCCTGCTCTACATCGCCGTCGCCTTCATCCTCGGCAAGACCGCCTGGGGACGGCACGTCTACGCCGTGGGCGATGACAAGGAAGCGGCCCGCCTGGCCGGTATTCCCGTCAACCGCGTCCTGATGAGTGTCTACCTTGCCGCAGGTGCAGTCCTTGCTGTTGGCGCATGGATCCAGATCGGCCGTACCAACGCCGCAAGCCCCAACGCCGGCGTCGACCTGAACCTGGACTCCATCACCGCCGTCGTGATTGGCGGAACCAGCCTCTTCGGTGGCCGCGGCTCCATCTGGGGTTCCTTGCTCGGAGCGCTGATCGTCGGTGTCTTCCGCAACGGACTCTCCCTGGCCGGCCTGGACGTCCTCTACCAGACCCTCGCGGTGGGCATCCTGATCATCATTGCCGTGTCCGTCGATCAGTGGATCCGAAAGGTCAAGTCATGA